From a region of the Mytilus galloprovincialis chromosome 3, xbMytGall1.hap1.1, whole genome shotgun sequence genome:
- the LOC143069161 gene encoding uncharacterized protein LOC143069161 isoform X3, with protein sequence MDDQCADHCTPFALSDSADLNFAAQCNHSHTTSCKKCQLVDSCVDIVETAFSNLEIPQTLSDEISYELENGARYVLEWKRHLLRTVHQDGARNDVLSDLKDNQGLLIMDWGMKFLPFIYRETQSDFFGKKGISWHFSCLVLRSPIDREKLDLFCYVHILEDGSQGWFSIANILVHLLHEFKSDKPLLEELFLKSDNAACYHCTNLISFIQQCNKDFPIKIKQYNFSEAQAGKDLCDSKTGSCRLHIFKYANEGHDILNTNDMKTALESHGGVKGTQACIVSVNQEVEPKIRTKIPGISTFNNFTFLDDGIIVKKAYNVGSGKKIGNGTLTDKNLEVERVYNLKINDPFPGAHEVGTVSLHQHHVDENTTNECVANEVSETVGNDHISETDSFFSCPDPSCQKIFAKCFNLERHLAIGNHSYVTNSCTSMDEAVNMYASKCETLRESNNLLVSTLTSDTELNINSNSEDRMGWAIKNKRKSTRFSLQVKDYLIQICEACDKTGKRPDCGSLSEEIKKACNENGEKLFKKEEWLSSTQIKGFIASYLSRKSKLSDHDTTPPPSKKQSVSRNDCVLEEVTMEDDEKLNEIVTALETDDYNENMNNMVDNVFLAINIQS encoded by the exons ATGGATGATCAATGTGCAGATCATTGTACACCTTTCGCTCTAAGTGACTCTGCCGATCTGAACTTTGCTGCACAATGTAATCATTCACACACCACTTCCTGCAAAAAATGTCAACTTGTAGACTCTTGTGTGGACATTGTTGAAACGGCATTCAGTAATTTAGAGATTCCACAAACATTATCTGATGAAATAAGTTATGAACTTGAAAATGGAGCTCGATATGTATTGGAATGGAAAAGACATCTATTGAGAACAGTTCACCAAGATGGAGCCAGGAATGATGTTTTAAGTGATCTTAAGGACAATCAAGGACTGCTTATAATGGACTGGGGTATGAAATTTTTGCCATTCATCTATAGAGAAACACAGTCagatttttttggtaaaaaaggCATCAGTTGGCATTTTTCATGCCTTGTTCTTCGTTCACCAATAGACAGAGAAAAACTTGATCTTTTTTGTTATGTGCATATTTTAGAGGATGGATCACAGGGTTGGTTCTCTATTGCTAATATACTTGTTCACCTTCTTCATGAATTCAAAAGTGACAAACCCTTATTAGAAGAATTATTCCTGAAAAGTGACAATGCTGCTTGCTACCATTGCACAAATCTTATTTCATTCATACAACAATGTAACAAAGACTTTCCTATCAAAATCAAGCAGTACAACTTCAGTGAGGCTCAGGCCGGAAAAGATTTGTGTGACAGTAAGACCGGCAGTTGTAGACTGCATATATTTAAGTATGCCAATGAAGGACATGACATTTTAAATACTAATGATATGAAAACAGCATTGGAAAGTCACGGAGGTGTAAAAGGGACACAAGCCTGTATAGTTTCTGTAAATCAAGAAGTAGAACCTAAGATAAGAACTAAGATTCCAGGAATCAGTACTTTCAACAATTTCACCTTTTTGGATGATGGAATTATTGTGAAGAAAGCATACAATGTTGGTAGTGGAAAGAAGATAGGTAATGGAACACTTACAGATAAAAACCTTGAAGTAGAAAGAGTTTACAACCTGAAG ATAAATGATCCTTTTCCTGGAGCACATGAAGTAGGAACTGTTTCACTTCACCAGCACCATGTCGATGAAAACACCACTAATGAATGTGTTGCCAACGAAGTTTCTGAAACAGTTGGAAATGACCACATTTCTGAAACTGATTCATTCTTTTCATGTCCAGATCCTTCATGTCAGAAGATATTTGCCAAGTGTTTCAATCTTGAAAGACATTTAGCAATTGGAAATCATTCATATGTCACAAATTCGTGTACAAGTATGGACGAAGCTGTAAATATGTATGCCTCAAAATGTGAAACACTCAGGGAATCTAATAATTTATTAGTGTCAACACTTACATCAGATACTGAACTTAATATTAACAGTAATTCAGAGGACAGAATGGGATGGGCTATAAAAAACAAGAGAAAATCAACCCGATTCTCACTTCAAGTAAAAGATTACTTAATTCAAATTTGTGAAGCTTGTGACAAAACTGGAAAACGTCCAGATTGTGGTTCTTTATCTGAAGAAATAAAGAAAGCTTGCAATGAAAATGgggaaaaacttttcaaaaaagaaGAATGGTTGAGCAGCACACAAATTAAAGGATTCATTGCATCCTATTTGTCTAGAAAATCAAAGTTATCTGATCATGACACTACACCTCCTCCATCTAAAAAACAATCAGTTTCTCGAAATGACTGTGTGCTTGAAGAAGTTACAATGGAAGATGACGAGAAACTTAATGAAATTGTGACAGCTTTAGAAACAGATGACTACAATGAAAATATGAACAATatggttgacaatgttttcttagCTATTAACATACAATCATAA